Proteins encoded together in one Xenopus laevis strain J_2021 chromosome 6L, Xenopus_laevis_v10.1, whole genome shotgun sequence window:
- the LOC121394461 gene encoding uncharacterized protein LOC121394461 — protein MLNRPYAALLAKMYNDPGFAQTFQTFGDNKPEKYRYKNTPQRSSIRVHKTEVSQATGNSSAFTDAQTMDLTKGCPIHHKPHPLYKCRGFRGKPLDERKTFLKQNNICYRCCASNAHLSKDCDKSVSCTECNSDRHVSALHPGPAPWSVRPLERSDHGGEGKDNSAEATVTATCTEVCGGDLRDRSCSKICLVSVYPTGQKDRAIKLYAILDDQSNRSLVRSEFFEIFGSKGQQFPYSLRTCAGVINTSGRRAQGFELQSLDGKATIPLPTLIECNEIPNDRTEIPTPEVALHHKHLKSLASEIPKLDPSASILMLLGRDIIRVHKVRQQINGPHNAPYAHRLDTGWVIVGNVCLKGVHRPDLVHCLYTRTSEESCRSLFPPCPYFYNVRENYDMNVCVTMQSSVSMYKSSCKEFEDHVSHSIFQRTTEDETVACLYENDEGGFLQSRRQ, from the exons ATGCTAAACAGGCCCTATGCAGCATTGTTG GCAAAGATGTACAATGACCCAGGGTTTGCTCAGACGTTCCAGACCTTTGGTGACAACAAGCCAGAGAAATACCGCTACAAGAACACCCCTCAGAGAAGTTCCATCAGGGTGCACAAGACTGAAGTATCTCAAGCTACAGGAAACTCTTCTGCTTTCACTGATGCCCAGACCATGGACTTAACTAAAGGATGTCCGATTCATCACAAACCTCATCCTCTGTACAAATGCCGAGGCTTCAGAGGTAAGCCCCTTGATGAGAGAAAGACtttcttaaaacaaaacaatatttgttaCCGTTGCTGTGCCTCAAATGCACACCTTTCGAAAGACTGTGACAAATCAGTTAGCTGCACAGAGTGCAACAGTGACAGACATGTGTCTGCTCTTCATCCTGGTCCTGCACCATGGTCAGTCAGGCCTCTAGAAAGGAGTGATCATGGCGGGGAGGGAAAGGACAACAGTGCAGAGGCTACAGTAACTGCAACATGTACTGAAGTGTGTGGAGGAGATCTTCGAGACAGATCATGCTCTAAAATCTGCTTAGTCAGTGTCTATCCTACCGGACAAAAGGACAGGGCAATCAAACTTTATGCTATTCTAGATGACCAAAGTAATAGGTCCCTGGTCAGGTCAGAGTTCTTTGAAATCTTCGGTTCAAAAGGCCAGCAGTTTCCATATTCTCTCAGAACCTGTGCAGGGGTGATTAACACTTCAGGAAGAAGAGCGCAAGGGTTTGAACTACAGTCTCTGGATGGCAAAGCCACAATCCCATTACCCACACTCATTGAATGTAATGAGATACCAAATGACAGGACGGAGATCCCAACCCCAGAGGTGGCTCTTCATCACAAACATCTAAAGTCACTTGCTAGTGAGATACCCAAACTTGATCCATCAGCATCTATCCTTATGCTGTTAGGAAGGGACATAATTAGGGTCCATAAAGTGAGGCAACAGATCAACGGACCACATAACGCTCCCTATGCACACAGATTAGACACAGGATGGGTCATAGTGGGCAATGTATGCCTGAAAGGAGTCCATAGACCAGACTTAGTACACTGTCTTTACACCAGAACCTCAGAAGAGAGCTGCAGATCCCTCTTTCCACCTTGTCCATACTTCTACAATGTGAGGGAAAACTATGACATGAATGTATGTGTAACTATGCAATCCTCAGTGTCTATGTACAAATCCTCTTGCAAAGAGTTTGAGGATCATGTAAGCCACAGTATCTTTCAGAGAACTACAGAAGATGAGACGGTTGCTTGCCTTTATGAAAACGATGAAGGAGGGTTTCTACAGAGCAGAAGACAGTAG